In a single window of the Canis lupus dingo isolate Sandy chromosome 18, ASM325472v2, whole genome shotgun sequence genome:
- the CATSPER1 gene encoding cation channel sperm-associated protein 1 isoform X1, with the protein MDQPLLAEMAQKEADTNNLDVLSHPCSPTPHHRSSHSGVHHHHESHHHSGSPHHSESHHHGGSPHHGESHHLGGSHHHRESNHLGESHHLNESHHHSMSHHHGTSHHSGRSHHHGTSHHPGGSHHHGISHHHGGSHHVGEFQDFHDNASSHHSFCSHRSHHHGGAHHYGGTHHFTSLALTPHGTDLSHHSNGEGHFDGEYHHASRGHHDRPHHHGGPQHHSEPYHDSGAYHHRGAYHHSEPYHQSGSYQYDESYHHGGPHHHRRSHHHGGFYHHGEVSRHSRIHSQGEPYHHKDSYTYGGSHHDSEAYYHGRHRHHEARHHRGPLYHGETLSHPSYEGSYHDHIPHYYDEYHQSHRSEHHGHHGKHHHGHHGEHHHGHHVALQPSKLQIQHSAFSLTRSRSAVHSHGSQVSNKVHPQDSSSKTSSESWTEEDEQFQKRKTGRAQRSHKKLHTVDLFYRLWEKLSYLIQGLRRMLRNLTESLAFEAFIFLTVCLNTIMLVAQTFAEVEVRGEWYFMAFDSIFLCIYVVEAVLKIIALGLKYFSDSWNNLDFFIMIMAMLDFLLLQFNSFTFVYHQSVFRIFKVFKSLRALRAIRVLRRLSILTSLQEVTGTLARSLPSITAILILMFTCLFLFSVVLRALFRLSDPKRFQSIFTTIFTLFTLLTLDDWSSIYLDSRAQGAWHIIPILMIYIIIQYFIFLNLVIAVLVDNFQMALLKGLEKVKQERAARIHEKLLDDSLTELSKSEPEEVVSEHTKQKQLIEKKLGTMTEKQQELLFHFLQLVEGVEHHQQKFRSQGSVIDEIVDTAFEAGEEDFRK; encoded by the exons ATGGATCAACCCTTGTTGGCTGAAATGGCTCAAAAGGAGGCAGACACCAATAATTTGGATGTGTTATCTCACCCTTGCTCACCAACCCCACATCACAGATCAAGCCATAGTGGAGTCCACCACCATCATGAGTCTCATCACCACAGTGGGTCCCCCCATCACAGCGAGTCTCACCACCATGGTGGGTCCCCCCATCATGGCGAGTCCCACCACCTTGGTGGGTCCCACCATCACCGCGAGTCCAATCACCTTGGTGAGTCCCACCATCTTAATGAGTCCCACCATCACAGCATGTCCCATCATCATGGCACATCCCATCATTCTGGCAGGTCCCACCATCATGGCACATCCCATCATCCTGGTGGGTCCCACCATCATGGCATATCTCATCATCATGGTGGGTCTCACCACGTTGGTGAATTCCAAGATTTTCATGACAATGCCTCCTCCCACCATTCCTTCTGCTCTCACCGCTCCCACCACCATGGTGGGGCCCACCATTATGGTGGAACCCACCACTTCACATCCCTTGCCCTGACTCCTCATGGCACTGATCTCTCCCATCATTCCAATGGTGAGGGCCACTTTGATGGTGAGTACCACCATGCTAGCAGAGGACATCATGATAGGCCCCACCACCATGGTGGGCCCCAACACCACAGTGAGCCCTACCATGACAGTGGGGCTTACCACCACCGTGGGGCTTACCACCACAGTGAGCCCTACCACCAGAGTGGGTCTTACCAATATGATGAGTCCTATCACCATGGTGGACCCCACCACCATAGGAGATCCCACCACCATGGTGGGTTTTACCACCATGGTGAGGTTTCCCGCCACAGCAGGATCCATTCCCAAGGTGAGCCTTACCACCATAAAGATTCCTATACATATGGTGGCTCTCACCATGACAGTGAGGCCTATTACCATGGTAGGCACCGACATCATGAAGCCCGCCACCATAGAGGGCCTCTTTATCATGGAGAGACCTTATCCCACCCTTCTTATGAGGGATCCTACCATGATCACATACCTCACTACTATGATGAGTACCACCAGAGCCACCGCAGTGAGCACCATGGCCACCATGGCAAGCACCACCATGGCCACCACGGCGAGCACCACCATGGTCACCACG TAGCCCTCCAGCCTAGCAAGCTCCAGATACAGCACTCAGCCTTCAGCCTGACTCGTTCCCGCAGTGCAGTGCACTCACATGGATCCCAAGTGTCCAACAAAGTCCACCCTCAGGATTCCTCCTCTAAAACTTCCTCAGAAAGCTGGACAGAAGAAGATGAACAATTTCAGAAGCGCAAAA CTGGCAGAGCTCAGCGGTCCCACAAGAAGCTGCACACCGTGGACCTCTTCTACAGGTTGTGGGAAAAATTAAGCTACCTCATTCAGGGCCTCCGGAGAATGCTTAGGAACCTGACTGAGTCCCTAGCCTTTGAAGCCTTCATCTTCCTCACTGTCTGCCTCAACACTATTATGCTTGTGGCCCAGACCTTCGCTGAAGTAGAAGTCCGGGGTG AGTGGTACTTCATGGCCTTCGACTCTATTTTCCTCTGCATCTACGTGGTAGAAGCTGTACTCAAGATCATTGCTCTGGGCCTCAAGTATTTTTCTGACTCCTGGAACAATCTGG ACTTCTTCATCATGATCATGGCTATGCTGGATTTCCTGCTCTTACAGTTCAACTCCTTCACTTTCGTCTACCACCAAAGTGTCTTCCGGATCTTCAAGGTGTTCAAGAGCTTGCGGGCCCTGAGGGCCATCCGGGTCCTGCGGAGGCTCAG CATCTTGACCAGCCTCCAGGAAGTGACTGGGACCCTGGCACGGTCCTTGCCGTCCATCACCGCCATCCTCATCCTCATGTTTACCTGCCTCT TCCTCTTTTCTGTGGTGCTCCGGGCTTTGTTCCGTCTATCTGACCCGAAGCGCTTCCAGAGCATCTTCACCACCATCTTCACCCTTTTCACCTTGCTCACCCTGGATGACTGGTCCAGCATCTACCTGGACAGCCGGGCCCAGG gtgcctggcacatcatCCCCATTCTCATGATTTACATCATCATCCAATACTTCATCTTCCTCAA CCTGGTGATTGCTGTCCTGGTGGATAACTTCCAGATGGCTCTGCTCAAAGGCCTTGAGAAAGTAAAGCAGGAG AGGGCTGCCCGGATCCACGAGAAGCTGCTGGATGACTCACTGACAGAACTCAGCAAATCAG AACCTGAAGAGGTAGTGAGTGAACACACCAAACAGAAGCAGCTCATTGAGAAAAAATTGGGGACCATGACTGAGAA
- the CATSPER1 gene encoding cation channel sperm-associated protein 1 isoform X2 produces the protein MDQPLLAEMAQKEADTNNLDVLSHPCSPTPHHRSSHSGVHHHHESHHHSGSPHHSESHHHGGSPHHGESHHLGGSHHHRESNHLGESHHLNESHHHSMSHHHGTSHHSGRSHHHGTSHHPGGSHHHGISHHHGGSHHVGEFQDFHDNASSHHSFCSHRSHHHGGAHHYGGTHHFTSLALTPHGTDLSHHSNGEGHFDGEYHHASRGHHDRPHHHGGPQHHSEPYHDSGAYHHRGAYHHSEPYHQSGSYQYDESYHHGGPHHHRRSHHHGGFYHHGEVSRHSRIHSQGEPYHHKDSYTYGGSHHDSEAYYHGRHRHHEARHHRGPLYHGETLSHPSYEGSYHDHIPHYYDEYHQSHRSEHHGHHGKHHHGHHGEHHHGHHALQPSKLQIQHSAFSLTRSRSAVHSHGSQVSNKVHPQDSSSKTSSESWTEEDEQFQKRKTGRAQRSHKKLHTVDLFYRLWEKLSYLIQGLRRMLRNLTESLAFEAFIFLTVCLNTIMLVAQTFAEVEVRGEWYFMAFDSIFLCIYVVEAVLKIIALGLKYFSDSWNNLDFFIMIMAMLDFLLLQFNSFTFVYHQSVFRIFKVFKSLRALRAIRVLRRLSILTSLQEVTGTLARSLPSITAILILMFTCLFLFSVVLRALFRLSDPKRFQSIFTTIFTLFTLLTLDDWSSIYLDSRAQGAWHIIPILMIYIIIQYFIFLNLVIAVLVDNFQMALLKGLEKVKQERAARIHEKLLDDSLTELSKSEPEEVVSEHTKQKQLIEKKLGTMTEKQQELLFHFLQLVEGVEHHQQKFRSQGSVIDEIVDTAFEAGEEDFRK, from the exons ATGGATCAACCCTTGTTGGCTGAAATGGCTCAAAAGGAGGCAGACACCAATAATTTGGATGTGTTATCTCACCCTTGCTCACCAACCCCACATCACAGATCAAGCCATAGTGGAGTCCACCACCATCATGAGTCTCATCACCACAGTGGGTCCCCCCATCACAGCGAGTCTCACCACCATGGTGGGTCCCCCCATCATGGCGAGTCCCACCACCTTGGTGGGTCCCACCATCACCGCGAGTCCAATCACCTTGGTGAGTCCCACCATCTTAATGAGTCCCACCATCACAGCATGTCCCATCATCATGGCACATCCCATCATTCTGGCAGGTCCCACCATCATGGCACATCCCATCATCCTGGTGGGTCCCACCATCATGGCATATCTCATCATCATGGTGGGTCTCACCACGTTGGTGAATTCCAAGATTTTCATGACAATGCCTCCTCCCACCATTCCTTCTGCTCTCACCGCTCCCACCACCATGGTGGGGCCCACCATTATGGTGGAACCCACCACTTCACATCCCTTGCCCTGACTCCTCATGGCACTGATCTCTCCCATCATTCCAATGGTGAGGGCCACTTTGATGGTGAGTACCACCATGCTAGCAGAGGACATCATGATAGGCCCCACCACCATGGTGGGCCCCAACACCACAGTGAGCCCTACCATGACAGTGGGGCTTACCACCACCGTGGGGCTTACCACCACAGTGAGCCCTACCACCAGAGTGGGTCTTACCAATATGATGAGTCCTATCACCATGGTGGACCCCACCACCATAGGAGATCCCACCACCATGGTGGGTTTTACCACCATGGTGAGGTTTCCCGCCACAGCAGGATCCATTCCCAAGGTGAGCCTTACCACCATAAAGATTCCTATACATATGGTGGCTCTCACCATGACAGTGAGGCCTATTACCATGGTAGGCACCGACATCATGAAGCCCGCCACCATAGAGGGCCTCTTTATCATGGAGAGACCTTATCCCACCCTTCTTATGAGGGATCCTACCATGATCACATACCTCACTACTATGATGAGTACCACCAGAGCCACCGCAGTGAGCACCATGGCCACCATGGCAAGCACCACCATGGCCACCACGGCGAGCACCACCATGGTCACCACG CCCTCCAGCCTAGCAAGCTCCAGATACAGCACTCAGCCTTCAGCCTGACTCGTTCCCGCAGTGCAGTGCACTCACATGGATCCCAAGTGTCCAACAAAGTCCACCCTCAGGATTCCTCCTCTAAAACTTCCTCAGAAAGCTGGACAGAAGAAGATGAACAATTTCAGAAGCGCAAAA CTGGCAGAGCTCAGCGGTCCCACAAGAAGCTGCACACCGTGGACCTCTTCTACAGGTTGTGGGAAAAATTAAGCTACCTCATTCAGGGCCTCCGGAGAATGCTTAGGAACCTGACTGAGTCCCTAGCCTTTGAAGCCTTCATCTTCCTCACTGTCTGCCTCAACACTATTATGCTTGTGGCCCAGACCTTCGCTGAAGTAGAAGTCCGGGGTG AGTGGTACTTCATGGCCTTCGACTCTATTTTCCTCTGCATCTACGTGGTAGAAGCTGTACTCAAGATCATTGCTCTGGGCCTCAAGTATTTTTCTGACTCCTGGAACAATCTGG ACTTCTTCATCATGATCATGGCTATGCTGGATTTCCTGCTCTTACAGTTCAACTCCTTCACTTTCGTCTACCACCAAAGTGTCTTCCGGATCTTCAAGGTGTTCAAGAGCTTGCGGGCCCTGAGGGCCATCCGGGTCCTGCGGAGGCTCAG CATCTTGACCAGCCTCCAGGAAGTGACTGGGACCCTGGCACGGTCCTTGCCGTCCATCACCGCCATCCTCATCCTCATGTTTACCTGCCTCT TCCTCTTTTCTGTGGTGCTCCGGGCTTTGTTCCGTCTATCTGACCCGAAGCGCTTCCAGAGCATCTTCACCACCATCTTCACCCTTTTCACCTTGCTCACCCTGGATGACTGGTCCAGCATCTACCTGGACAGCCGGGCCCAGG gtgcctggcacatcatCCCCATTCTCATGATTTACATCATCATCCAATACTTCATCTTCCTCAA CCTGGTGATTGCTGTCCTGGTGGATAACTTCCAGATGGCTCTGCTCAAAGGCCTTGAGAAAGTAAAGCAGGAG AGGGCTGCCCGGATCCACGAGAAGCTGCTGGATGACTCACTGACAGAACTCAGCAAATCAG AACCTGAAGAGGTAGTGAGTGAACACACCAAACAGAAGCAGCTCATTGAGAAAAAATTGGGGACCATGACTGAGAA
- the CATSPER1 gene encoding cation channel sperm-associated protein 1 isoform X3, which yields MDQPLLAEMAQKEADTNNLDVLSHPCSPTPHHRSSHSGVHHHHESHHHSGSPHHSESHHHGGSPHHGESHHLGGSHHHRESNHLGESHHLNESHHHSMSHHHGTSHHSGRSHHHGTSHHPGGSHHHGISHHHGGSHHVGEFQDFHDNASSHHSFCSHRSHHHGGAHHYGGTHHFTSLALTPHGTDLSHHSNGEGHFDGEYHHASRGHHDRPHHHGGPQHHSEPYHDSGAYHHRGAYHHSEPYHQSGSYQYDESYHHGGPHHHRRSHHHGGFYHHGEVSRHSRIHSQGEPYHHKDSYTYGGSHHDSEAYYHGRHRHHEARHHRGPLYHGETLSHPSYEGSYHDHIPHYYDEYHQSHRSEHHGHHGKHHHGHHGEHHHGHHVALQPSKLQIQHSAFSLTRSRSAVHSHGSQVSNKVHPQDSSSKTSSESWTEEDEQFQKRKTGRAQRSHKKLHTVDLFYRLWEKLSYLIQGLRRMLRNLTESLAFEAFIFLTVCLNTIMLVAQTFAEVEVRGDFFIMIMAMLDFLLLQFNSFTFVYHQSVFRIFKVFKSLRALRAIRVLRRLSILTSLQEVTGTLARSLPSITAILILMFTCLFLFSVVLRALFRLSDPKRFQSIFTTIFTLFTLLTLDDWSSIYLDSRAQGAWHIIPILMIYIIIQYFIFLNLVIAVLVDNFQMALLKGLEKVKQERAARIHEKLLDDSLTELSKSEPEEVVSEHTKQKQLIEKKLGTMTEKQQELLFHFLQLVEGVEHHQQKFRSQGSVIDEIVDTAFEAGEEDFRK from the exons ATGGATCAACCCTTGTTGGCTGAAATGGCTCAAAAGGAGGCAGACACCAATAATTTGGATGTGTTATCTCACCCTTGCTCACCAACCCCACATCACAGATCAAGCCATAGTGGAGTCCACCACCATCATGAGTCTCATCACCACAGTGGGTCCCCCCATCACAGCGAGTCTCACCACCATGGTGGGTCCCCCCATCATGGCGAGTCCCACCACCTTGGTGGGTCCCACCATCACCGCGAGTCCAATCACCTTGGTGAGTCCCACCATCTTAATGAGTCCCACCATCACAGCATGTCCCATCATCATGGCACATCCCATCATTCTGGCAGGTCCCACCATCATGGCACATCCCATCATCCTGGTGGGTCCCACCATCATGGCATATCTCATCATCATGGTGGGTCTCACCACGTTGGTGAATTCCAAGATTTTCATGACAATGCCTCCTCCCACCATTCCTTCTGCTCTCACCGCTCCCACCACCATGGTGGGGCCCACCATTATGGTGGAACCCACCACTTCACATCCCTTGCCCTGACTCCTCATGGCACTGATCTCTCCCATCATTCCAATGGTGAGGGCCACTTTGATGGTGAGTACCACCATGCTAGCAGAGGACATCATGATAGGCCCCACCACCATGGTGGGCCCCAACACCACAGTGAGCCCTACCATGACAGTGGGGCTTACCACCACCGTGGGGCTTACCACCACAGTGAGCCCTACCACCAGAGTGGGTCTTACCAATATGATGAGTCCTATCACCATGGTGGACCCCACCACCATAGGAGATCCCACCACCATGGTGGGTTTTACCACCATGGTGAGGTTTCCCGCCACAGCAGGATCCATTCCCAAGGTGAGCCTTACCACCATAAAGATTCCTATACATATGGTGGCTCTCACCATGACAGTGAGGCCTATTACCATGGTAGGCACCGACATCATGAAGCCCGCCACCATAGAGGGCCTCTTTATCATGGAGAGACCTTATCCCACCCTTCTTATGAGGGATCCTACCATGATCACATACCTCACTACTATGATGAGTACCACCAGAGCCACCGCAGTGAGCACCATGGCCACCATGGCAAGCACCACCATGGCCACCACGGCGAGCACCACCATGGTCACCACG TAGCCCTCCAGCCTAGCAAGCTCCAGATACAGCACTCAGCCTTCAGCCTGACTCGTTCCCGCAGTGCAGTGCACTCACATGGATCCCAAGTGTCCAACAAAGTCCACCCTCAGGATTCCTCCTCTAAAACTTCCTCAGAAAGCTGGACAGAAGAAGATGAACAATTTCAGAAGCGCAAAA CTGGCAGAGCTCAGCGGTCCCACAAGAAGCTGCACACCGTGGACCTCTTCTACAGGTTGTGGGAAAAATTAAGCTACCTCATTCAGGGCCTCCGGAGAATGCTTAGGAACCTGACTGAGTCCCTAGCCTTTGAAGCCTTCATCTTCCTCACTGTCTGCCTCAACACTATTATGCTTGTGGCCCAGACCTTCGCTGAAGTAGAAGTCCGGGGTG ACTTCTTCATCATGATCATGGCTATGCTGGATTTCCTGCTCTTACAGTTCAACTCCTTCACTTTCGTCTACCACCAAAGTGTCTTCCGGATCTTCAAGGTGTTCAAGAGCTTGCGGGCCCTGAGGGCCATCCGGGTCCTGCGGAGGCTCAG CATCTTGACCAGCCTCCAGGAAGTGACTGGGACCCTGGCACGGTCCTTGCCGTCCATCACCGCCATCCTCATCCTCATGTTTACCTGCCTCT TCCTCTTTTCTGTGGTGCTCCGGGCTTTGTTCCGTCTATCTGACCCGAAGCGCTTCCAGAGCATCTTCACCACCATCTTCACCCTTTTCACCTTGCTCACCCTGGATGACTGGTCCAGCATCTACCTGGACAGCCGGGCCCAGG gtgcctggcacatcatCCCCATTCTCATGATTTACATCATCATCCAATACTTCATCTTCCTCAA CCTGGTGATTGCTGTCCTGGTGGATAACTTCCAGATGGCTCTGCTCAAAGGCCTTGAGAAAGTAAAGCAGGAG AGGGCTGCCCGGATCCACGAGAAGCTGCTGGATGACTCACTGACAGAACTCAGCAAATCAG AACCTGAAGAGGTAGTGAGTGAACACACCAAACAGAAGCAGCTCATTGAGAAAAAATTGGGGACCATGACTGAGAA